In Lentibacillus amyloliquefaciens, one DNA window encodes the following:
- a CDS encoding FbpB family small basic protein, whose translation MRSRLLNFEQLMQENKQELLADDKQISQIEMRLDNKQAASASDKQET comes from the coding sequence ATGAGATCACGACTATTGAACTTTGAACAGCTTATGCAGGAAAACAAACAAGAATTGCTGGCAGATGACAAGCAAATCTCACAAATCGAAATGCGCCTGGACAATAAACAGGCAGCATCAGCAAGCGATAAACAGGAGACTTAA
- a CDS encoding YkvS family protein, giving the protein MFKPDQKKAKEGDTIEFELDGMLIRGKVLPSKTKNSIVVDITSMKNYEQINQGYPNTVVSHKSYRVIEESDNGFLNTNRMESVFG; this is encoded by the coding sequence ATGTTCAAACCTGATCAGAAAAAAGCCAAAGAAGGCGATACCATCGAATTTGAACTGGATGGTATGCTGATAAGAGGAAAAGTGCTGCCTTCGAAAACAAAGAATAGCATTGTGGTTGATATCACTTCTATGAAAAATTATGAACAAATCAATCAAGGTTATCCCAATACTGTCGTTAGCCACAAAAGTTACCGGGTGATTGAGGAGTCGGATAATGGATTTCTCAACACAAATCGAATGGAGAGTGTATTCGGATGA
- a CDS encoding glycine betaine ABC transporter substrate-binding protein has protein sequence MGLTILALMLMMLLAACGGDSSEEENTDSSSDESSEETSEGPEIGQQELTQPYVAWARETVSTHMLGALLEMVGYNVELTQVEAGAMWSSVADGSADFHTSAWLPATHASYWEQYSEDITQVKQVLDEAPLALAVPSYMEDVNSIEDLKGNEELGESVDWKVTGIDPGAGIMQNTQEAFEAYGLDNWELTSSSEAAMLTELQAAVENEEPIIVPLWKPHWIFGTMDVKMLEDPQEIYGGAGDQIYTVARNGLEKDAPRAYKVLEQYNENYEMINEMMPKVHAEDQDPAEVVQEYIENNPDQVDKWLEGVPRE, from the coding sequence TTGGGTCTGACCATTTTAGCCTTGATGCTTATGATGCTCTTAGCCGCATGCGGTGGAGACAGCAGCGAGGAAGAAAATACTGATTCCTCAAGCGATGAAAGCTCAGAGGAAACAAGTGAAGGACCTGAAATCGGCCAGCAGGAGTTAACGCAGCCGTACGTGGCATGGGCAAGGGAAACAGTTAGTACACATATGCTGGGCGCACTGCTTGAAATGGTCGGCTATAATGTGGAATTGACACAAGTAGAGGCAGGAGCGATGTGGTCCAGTGTTGCGGATGGATCAGCTGATTTCCATACATCGGCATGGCTTCCGGCAACTCATGCATCTTATTGGGAACAATACAGTGAAGATATTACTCAAGTCAAACAGGTGCTTGATGAGGCACCATTGGCCCTGGCTGTTCCAAGTTACATGGAAGATGTGAATTCAATTGAAGATTTGAAGGGGAATGAGGAACTCGGTGAATCAGTTGACTGGAAGGTTACCGGAATCGATCCGGGCGCCGGAATTATGCAAAATACGCAGGAAGCTTTTGAAGCGTATGGATTAGACAATTGGGAATTGACATCAAGCTCTGAAGCAGCGATGCTTACTGAATTGCAGGCAGCTGTTGAAAATGAAGAACCGATTATTGTACCGCTCTGGAAACCGCATTGGATTTTCGGGACAATGGATGTAAAAATGCTTGAAGATCCACAGGAAATCTATGGCGGCGCCGGTGACCAAATTTACACAGTAGCACGCAATGGTCTGGAAAAAGACGCCCCAAGAGCGTATAAAGTCCTGGAACAATATAATGAAAATTATGAGATGATTAACGAAATGATGCCGAAAGTTCATGCGGAAGATCAGGACCCGGCAGAAGTTGTCCAGGAATATATTGAGAACAACCCTGATCAAGTTGATAAATGGCTTGAAGGTGTACCAAGAGAATAG
- a CDS encoding MFS transporter, translated as MKFSKLVLPGVTMIAVTYGLARFSFGLLLPSINKSLEMSELVSGIISSLFYLAYCVTIILSTVITTREGPRRMIILAGSSAFVGLLLMGITPNVWGLALGVLLAGGSTGLVSPPYGAAISLWIQEDKQGKANTWINSGTSLGIILSGAGAILLTPDWRLTYLIYAFLTFLILIWNFRAIPQVEMRSRLMFEKGRLSIRGVKGAIPLTMASLTLGISTAAFWTFSRSFIEVAGNYSDWQLSGFWVVIGLFGILGGFSGSLIEKGGLPFAYKLGGLLIASASLILAVAPGNWFMAYLSAGIFGSSYIFLTGVLLVWGIRVFITNASLGIGVPFLLLAVGQVIGSTLAGWLIGTWGYATAFIIYGLVGIAAVFMGPRKS; from the coding sequence ATGAAATTTTCAAAGTTAGTTTTACCTGGCGTAACGATGATCGCTGTCACCTATGGGTTGGCAAGGTTTAGTTTCGGGTTGCTTCTTCCTTCGATAAATAAATCGCTTGAAATGTCCGAGTTGGTATCAGGGATCATTTCTTCGCTGTTTTATTTAGCTTATTGTGTCACGATCATTCTATCGACTGTGATCACGACAAGAGAAGGGCCAAGAAGGATGATTATCTTAGCCGGCTCCTCAGCGTTTGTTGGCTTGCTGTTGATGGGAATCACGCCAAATGTATGGGGACTGGCGTTAGGCGTATTATTAGCCGGCGGAAGCACTGGTTTGGTCTCACCACCTTATGGCGCGGCGATATCGCTTTGGATTCAAGAGGATAAACAAGGGAAGGCGAATACATGGATCAATTCAGGAACAAGTTTAGGTATAATCCTTTCCGGGGCCGGCGCGATTTTACTAACCCCTGATTGGCGACTGACTTATTTAATCTATGCTTTCTTGACATTCCTGATATTGATATGGAATTTCCGGGCGATTCCGCAAGTCGAGATGCGATCAAGACTGATGTTTGAAAAAGGAAGACTCTCCATACGAGGCGTAAAAGGGGCCATTCCTTTAACGATGGCATCGCTTACTCTGGGAATTTCCACAGCTGCCTTTTGGACATTTTCCAGATCGTTTATTGAAGTGGCTGGTAATTATAGTGATTGGCAGCTTTCCGGATTTTGGGTTGTTATAGGTCTGTTTGGTATATTGGGAGGTTTTTCCGGCTCGCTCATTGAAAAGGGAGGACTGCCTTTCGCTTATAAGTTAGGGGGTCTGTTGATTGCTTCCGCTTCGCTTATTCTGGCTGTTGCTCCCGGTAATTGGTTCATGGCTTACTTATCGGCCGGCATTTTTGGCAGTTCCTATATATTTTTAACCGGCGTTCTTCTTGTCTGGGGCATCCGTGTCTTCATCACGAATGCATCATTAGGCATTGGCGTTCCATTTTTACTTTTGGCGGTAGGGCAGGTAATCGGTTCAACGCTCGCTGGATGGCTTATAGGCACGTGGGGCTATGCGACAGCTTTTATCATTTATGGATTAGTCGGTATTGCGGCTGTCTTTATGGGACCGAGGAAAAGTTAG
- a CDS encoding TetR/AcrR family transcriptional regulator — protein MSRSVKKDTLLDVAERLFYEHGFRGVGLKQIISEANVATMTLYNHFPSKDNLVEEVLKQREERYWSYLDAHVEMDSDSPFILAVEAHGRWLKEQSYQGDLFLRAIEDYSGTDNEIESIARGHKSKLLKYFQQLAQRKGIDNERDLAHQFTLLLEGTTSMTTLIGAEKATEHSIAMARTLVRHTS, from the coding sequence ATGAGTCGATCTGTCAAAAAAGATACATTACTTGATGTAGCTGAACGATTATTTTATGAGCACGGTTTTCGCGGTGTCGGATTGAAACAAATCATCAGTGAAGCGAATGTCGCAACGATGACGCTTTATAATCATTTTCCTTCCAAAGATAACTTGGTTGAAGAAGTCCTTAAGCAGCGGGAAGAACGTTATTGGTCTTATTTAGATGCGCATGTCGAAATGGATTCTGATTCGCCTTTCATCCTTGCTGTGGAAGCGCACGGCCGTTGGTTAAAAGAACAATCTTACCAAGGGGATTTGTTTTTAAGAGCAATAGAAGATTATAGCGGAACCGATAATGAGATTGAAAGCATTGCAAGAGGTCACAAATCCAAATTGCTCAAATATTTTCAGCAACTGGCGCAAAGGAAAGGTATCGATAACGAACGCGATTTAGCTCATCAATTTACATTGCTGCTTGAAGGAACCACTTCCATGACAACATTAATTGGTGCAGAGAAAGCAACAGAGCATTCGATTGCGATGGCGCGGACGCTTGTCCGACATACATCGTAA
- a CDS encoding HAD family hydrolase, whose amino-acid sequence MTLRYKCLILDHDDTAVKSTPDIHYPSFVQALKELRPYEEPLTFEKFVGYCFSPGFSSLCKDIVQFTEAEQQHQQAVWKKYTQSTVPDFYEMFPETVREFKKQGGIVAVVSHSERSRIERDYSAHCGFLPDAIFGWELEEHQRKPQPYPIKQTLSLFGLNETDALVLDDLKPGMEMAKSCHVDFAAAGWSHSIPEIKQWMQAESDYYFETVKEFKDFIFYN is encoded by the coding sequence ATGACTTTAAGATATAAATGTTTAATTCTTGATCACGATGACACAGCAGTAAAAAGCACACCTGATATACATTATCCATCCTTTGTTCAAGCTTTAAAAGAGTTAAGACCCTATGAAGAGCCCCTGACATTTGAAAAATTTGTGGGATACTGTTTTAGTCCGGGATTTTCTTCTTTATGTAAGGACATCGTTCAATTTACGGAAGCAGAACAGCAGCATCAGCAAGCGGTATGGAAAAAGTATACTCAATCAACTGTGCCGGATTTTTATGAGATGTTCCCTGAAACCGTCCGGGAATTTAAAAAGCAAGGCGGCATCGTAGCCGTTGTGTCCCATTCAGAGAGAAGTCGAATTGAAAGAGATTACTCAGCACATTGCGGGTTTTTGCCCGATGCCATTTTTGGATGGGAACTTGAGGAACATCAGAGAAAGCCACAACCTTACCCGATCAAGCAAACCTTAAGCCTTTTTGGCCTTAACGAAACTGACGCCCTTGTACTCGATGATCTGAAGCCGGGAATGGAGATGGCCAAAAGCTGCCATGTAGATTTTGCAGCTGCCGGATGGTCCCACAGTATCCCTGAAATAAAGCAGTGGATGCAAGCAGAATCAGATTATTACTTTGAAACAGTGAAGGAATTCAAGGATTTCATTTTCTATAATTAA
- a CDS encoding VOC family protein translates to MEKVTPFLMFQDGKAEEAMNFYTSLIEDSAITSIVRYGADEGGEEGTVMQASFTLKGREFMCIDSVPIHNFNFTPSFSIFLTCESEEELDRLYEKFLEDGEALMPLDDYGFSKKFGWVNDRYGISWQLNLPIG, encoded by the coding sequence ATGGAAAAGGTTACACCATTTTTAATGTTTCAGGATGGAAAGGCTGAAGAAGCCATGAATTTTTACACGTCACTTATCGAGGATTCAGCCATTACGAGTATTGTTCGTTATGGTGCTGATGAAGGTGGGGAAGAGGGGACCGTGATGCAGGCGTCCTTTACATTAAAAGGAAGAGAATTCATGTGCATTGACAGTGTACCGATTCATAATTTCAACTTCACACCTTCCTTCTCAATCTTTCTCACGTGTGAATCGGAAGAAGAGCTGGATCGTTTGTATGAAAAATTTCTTGAAGACGGCGAGGCTTTAATGCCTCTCGATGACTATGGTTTTAGTAAGAAGTTTGGCTGGGTTAATGATCGGTATGGTATCTCATGGCAGCTTAACCTTCCAATTGGTTGA
- the chrA gene encoding chromate efflux transporter, translating into MSQPKNKFQRLMEILLTSTKLGLTSFGGPVAHLAYFKDEYIDRRKWLDDKTYADIIAICQFLPGPASSQVGISIGMLRGGLLGGLVSWFGFTVPSVIVLIVFAMLYQTFSLGDAGFIHSLKIVAAAVVLHALIGLGKKLTPDKSRIAIALAAAAIMLLYPSAWMQILIIVGAGLLGLKLFKDKAESNVQPFSVNISKKLGLTSLGILISLLILLPLLNRVSDNPLVNIFDIFFRVGSLVFGGGHVVLPMIEREVVPQGLLTANEFLAGYGMAQAVPGPLFTFSSYLGTMMEGVIGAIVATLGIFLPSFLLIVAALPFLNALRKRATFQGVLMGVNASVVGILLAAFYDPVLSSSIFTPADFALGVILFGLLNIWKVPAWLIVILGVIGGYVIQFITG; encoded by the coding sequence ATGTCACAACCAAAAAATAAATTTCAAAGGCTCATGGAAATTTTACTGACGTCGACGAAACTGGGCTTAACGTCATTTGGCGGGCCGGTTGCGCATCTAGCTTACTTTAAAGACGAGTACATTGATCGCCGGAAGTGGCTCGATGATAAAACATATGCTGACATCATTGCCATTTGTCAATTCCTTCCTGGGCCTGCCAGCAGTCAGGTCGGTATATCGATTGGTATGCTGCGCGGCGGTTTGCTTGGTGGATTGGTCTCATGGTTTGGCTTTACCGTACCGTCGGTTATTGTATTGATTGTTTTTGCGATGTTGTATCAAACATTTTCATTAGGCGATGCCGGATTCATACATAGCTTAAAGATTGTTGCGGCAGCGGTTGTCTTACATGCATTGATCGGATTGGGCAAAAAATTAACGCCCGATAAATCCCGGATAGCAATCGCCTTGGCAGCTGCGGCGATTATGTTACTATACCCATCAGCGTGGATGCAAATTTTAATTATTGTTGGAGCGGGTTTATTAGGCTTAAAACTGTTTAAAGATAAAGCGGAATCCAACGTTCAGCCGTTCTCCGTTAACATTTCCAAAAAGCTTGGTTTGACGTCTCTGGGTATTTTGATAAGCTTGCTTATTTTATTGCCGCTCTTAAACAGGGTATCAGATAACCCGCTGGTGAATATTTTTGATATCTTTTTCCGGGTTGGTTCCTTGGTATTTGGCGGGGGACATGTCGTCTTGCCGATGATTGAGCGGGAAGTCGTACCTCAAGGTTTATTGACGGCGAATGAATTTCTGGCCGGTTATGGGATGGCTCAGGCTGTTCCGGGACCGCTGTTTACGTTCTCAAGTTATCTTGGGACGATGATGGAAGGAGTCATTGGTGCGATTGTAGCGACGTTAGGCATATTTCTTCCTTCATTTTTACTAATTGTTGCCGCATTGCCGTTTCTGAATGCATTACGGAAACGTGCCACTTTTCAAGGCGTTTTAATGGGGGTCAATGCCAGTGTGGTAGGTATTTTGCTGGCGGCATTTTATGATCCCGTGCTCAGCAGCTCTATTTTTACACCAGCTGACTTTGCCCTGGGTGTCATCTTATTTGGATTGTTAAACATATGGAAAGTTCCGGCGTGGTTAATTGTTATATTAGGTGTGATCGGTGGCTATGTCATACAGTTCATCACAGGTTAG
- a CDS encoding PadR family transcriptional regulator, whose protein sequence is MDNKVLRKLFLGFIQIHILHHAKEEAIYGTWMLEELREHGYEISAGTLYPILHNMDTDGLLDKSEVNVSGKIRKYYRITDKGDEVLDEARAKAYELFREIK, encoded by the coding sequence TTGGACAACAAGGTATTGCGTAAGCTTTTTCTGGGCTTTATTCAGATTCATATCTTGCACCACGCGAAAGAAGAAGCCATCTATGGAACGTGGATGCTGGAGGAGTTGCGTGAGCATGGGTATGAAATCAGTGCAGGGACGCTTTATCCGATTCTTCACAACATGGATACAGATGGGCTTCTGGATAAAAGTGAAGTCAATGTCAGTGGCAAGATCAGAAAGTATTATCGCATTACAGATAAGGGTGACGAGGTTCTGGATGAAGCGCGGGCTAAAGCCTATGAGTTATTTAGAGAAATCAAATAA
- a CDS encoding YolD-like family protein: MSDVNDRGTKKWTALMMPEHEEMLRKWWAAQDYKEKPILDEQQKEEINARLQAAFHNSLPVEVTYYNRGEFLTAKGKLLNISPFKLMLEDNFAIELQNVLDVSIDE; the protein is encoded by the coding sequence ATGAGTGACGTAAACGATCGAGGCACGAAAAAGTGGACTGCTCTGATGATGCCGGAGCATGAAGAGATGTTGCGGAAATGGTGGGCCGCGCAAGACTATAAAGAAAAGCCGATACTGGATGAGCAGCAGAAAGAAGAAATCAATGCGCGTCTGCAAGCAGCTTTCCATAACAGCCTGCCAGTTGAAGTGACTTACTATAATAGGGGCGAGTTTCTTACAGCGAAAGGGAAACTGTTAAATATTAGTCCGTTTAAATTAATGTTGGAGGACAATTTTGCGATTGAGTTGCAAAACGTGCTGGATGTGTCGATAGATGAATAA
- a CDS encoding thermonuclease family protein produces MLKVIFGTPWKPVTALTFVMFIILAGCAPSNETETVNNSESAPNKETQTEEKQDLPDYPTEKSNEDQTDKNAADNASSSDQQTPGDASATVTRVVDGDTVEINLDGKTEDVRLLLVDTPETVHPNKPVQPFGPEASQFAKDKLAGEQVRIEYDGPKRDNYDRLLTYIWVDGNNFNKMLLEEGLARYAYVYDPPYTHSSAFMKAQNQAKSAGRGIWSRDNYVTNDGFNAQEQQQSETEPSGNTNQESASNDSGSGDLKYNPNGPDRDCSDFDVHENAQEFYEAAGGPEEDPHRLDRDGEGTACDSLA; encoded by the coding sequence TTGCTGAAGGTCATATTCGGAACACCTTGGAAACCAGTCACAGCACTAACCTTTGTCATGTTTATTATTCTCGCAGGTTGTGCGCCTTCTAATGAAACAGAGACTGTAAACAATTCAGAATCGGCACCTAACAAAGAGACTCAAACGGAAGAAAAGCAAGACCTTCCTGACTATCCAACTGAAAAAAGCAATGAGGACCAGACAGATAAAAATGCCGCAGACAATGCATCTTCAAGCGATCAACAAACACCCGGTGATGCATCAGCCACAGTGACAAGAGTGGTCGACGGCGACACAGTTGAAATCAATCTGGATGGTAAAACAGAAGATGTCCGCCTGCTGCTGGTTGACACACCGGAAACAGTCCATCCAAATAAACCGGTGCAGCCGTTCGGACCTGAAGCCAGTCAATTTGCGAAAGACAAACTGGCCGGCGAACAAGTGAGAATCGAATATGACGGGCCGAAACGGGATAACTATGACCGATTACTGACGTACATATGGGTGGATGGCAATAATTTCAACAAAATGCTGCTGGAGGAAGGCCTGGCACGTTATGCCTACGTCTATGACCCGCCTTACACACACAGCAGCGCCTTTATGAAAGCCCAGAACCAAGCGAAAAGTGCCGGAAGAGGCATTTGGAGCCGGGATAATTATGTCACGAATGACGGTTTCAATGCTCAGGAACAGCAACAATCAGAAACTGAGCCGTCCGGCAATACCAATCAGGAATCCGCTTCAAATGATTCAGGCTCCGGTGACCTTAAATACAATCCAAACGGTCCTGATCGGGACTGCAGTGACTTTGACGTTCACGAAAATGCCCAGGAATTCTATGAAGCGGCAGGCGGCCCGGAAGAAGATCCGCATCGATTGGACCGCGACGGCGAAGGAACGGCTTGTGACAGTTTGGCTTAA
- a CDS encoding DUF2187 family protein encodes MFKPEQRKTIQGDIIEFEHNDMLIKGKVLPSETKGRIVVDIISMKNIAAISHRHPNTFGQHKRYRVIKEPVDGFTNTYQLRRIFE; translated from the coding sequence ATGTTCAAACCTGAACAAAGAAAAACAATTCAAGGTGATATCATTGAATTTGAACATAATGATATGCTGATAAAAGGAAAAGTGTTGCCTTCTGAAACTAAGGGTCGCATTGTTGTAGATATCATCTCTATGAAAAATATTGCGGCCATAAGCCACAGACATCCCAATACGTTTGGTCAACACAAACGTTACCGAGTGATTAAGGAGCCGGTTGATGGTTTTACCAACACTTATCAACTGAGGAGAATTTTCGAATAG